Proteins found in one Desulfobacterales bacterium genomic segment:
- a CDS encoding acetyl-CoA decarbonylase/synthase complex subunit delta: MALESVQRGLELLKRSLGLSDDQFEALTNFAGAEAILRKEPAAPVTPAAPAAPAAPAAPVTPAAPAAPAAPAVDSAADEARTKAAEEAKKAAEVKAAAQAKAAEEAKKAAAAKAAEQAKAAEEARKAAEAKAAAEAKKEAAAKAVEEAEKTAEAKPAAAPAAAADFGVAALAGEPTPLADRSTKVPVDTYRTRYSGSIRQVTLGSDDNTVQVGGADSMPFQLFEGEMPNKPLIAMDVPDIKPEEWPGTLTRHFADVLDSPVDWARKCVKEYQAEAICLSLVSTDPNGLNRSSADAAKTAAEVINNIDVPIILWGCGNADKDTETLREVTAMIGSKKVCLAPLSDANYRSIGATAMAFQYPMVAASPIDVNLAKQLNILLENLGVSLDSVLIDPSVGALGYGIEYTYSVMERIRLAALTQQDEKLQVPIICNLGREVWKAKECRLPSDPLLGDQEQRGVLMEAITASCMLLSGGEVLIMRHPRAIALTKSLVNGLIG, from the coding sequence ATGGCGTTGGAGTCTGTTCAGCGTGGTCTTGAATTACTGAAGAGATCCCTTGGATTAAGCGATGATCAATTCGAGGCCCTGACCAATTTTGCCGGGGCCGAAGCCATCTTGCGGAAAGAGCCGGCAGCCCCGGTAACTCCGGCAGCCCCGGCAGCCCCGGCAGCACCGGCAGCACCGGTAACTCCGGCAGCACCAGCAGCACCGGCGGCACCGGCCGTGGATAGCGCGGCAGATGAAGCCAGGACCAAGGCTGCCGAGGAAGCCAAGAAGGCTGCTGAAGTAAAAGCCGCCGCACAAGCCAAGGCTGCCGAAGAGGCCAAAAAGGCCGCCGCGGCCAAGGCTGCCGAACAGGCCAAGGCCGCTGAGGAGGCTAGGAAGGCGGCGGAAGCAAAAGCCGCGGCAGAGGCGAAAAAAGAGGCTGCGGCCAAGGCCGTTGAGGAGGCTGAAAAGACTGCCGAGGCCAAGCCCGCCGCCGCCCCGGCCGCTGCCGCTGATTTCGGGGTTGCCGCGCTGGCCGGTGAGCCGACACCCCTGGCCGATCGATCGACCAAGGTTCCGGTTGACACCTACCGGACCCGATACAGCGGCTCCATCCGCCAGGTCACCCTGGGCAGCGACGACAACACCGTTCAGGTCGGCGGGGCCGACTCCATGCCCTTTCAGCTCTTTGAAGGCGAGATGCCGAACAAGCCGCTCATTGCCATGGATGTTCCTGATATCAAGCCGGAAGAATGGCCCGGGACCCTGACCCGCCATTTTGCCGACGTGCTTGACAGCCCGGTGGACTGGGCCCGGAAATGTGTCAAGGAGTACCAGGCCGAGGCGATCTGTCTCTCCCTGGTCTCCACCGACCCCAACGGCCTGAACCGGTCATCGGCCGATGCGGCCAAGACCGCGGCCGAGGTGATCAATAACATCGATGTGCCGATCATCCTCTGGGGCTGCGGCAACGCTGACAAGGATACCGAGACCCTGCGGGAGGTCACCGCAATGATCGGCAGCAAGAAGGTCTGCCTGGCGCCGCTCTCCGATGCCAATTACCGCTCCATCGGCGCCACGGCCATGGCCTTCCAGTATCCCATGGTCGCCGCCTCTCCCATTGACGTCAACCTGGCCAAGCAGCTCAACATCCTGCTGGAGAATCTCGGGGTGTCGCTTGATTCGGTACTCATCGACCCCTCTGTCGGGGCCCTGGGCTACGGCATTGAGTACACCTATTCGGTTATGGAGCGGATCCGGTTGGCCGCCCTGACCCAGCAGGACGAGAAACTGCAGGTGCCGATCATCTGTAACCTGGGCCGCGAGGTCTGGAAGGCCAAGGAATGCCGGCTGCCCTCGGACCCGCTCCTGGGTGATCAGGAGCAGCGCGGCGTGCTGATGGAGGCGATTACCGCTTCCTGTATGCTGCTGTCCGGCGGCGAGGTATTGATCATGCGGCATCCCAGGGCCATCGCCCTGACCAAGTCGCTGGTCAACGGCCTGATCGGCTGA
- the cooS gene encoding anaerobic carbon-monoxide dehydrogenase catalytic subunit, which produces MAIKRSECEGCTDITCVSTKAVLSQDVAKNVKTAYDRIKARGMATCLFGAGGTCCRHCNMGPCQIIDGVESMIGVCGATADTVAARNFARIVAAGTAAHTDHAREMVRGFIDTANGEGPHRIKDVDKLIRLAKTFDIKTEDREVKDIALELGQKALAEFGNQENTPLSMLKRAPAKRQAIWKKLGVEPRGIDREVVETMHRTHMGVDQDYENILLQASRCSLADGWGASMLSTELTDIMFGTPVPIRAIVDMGVLKPDQVNITVHGHEPLLAEALCIAASDQEILGLAKKAGAKGINLAGVCCTGNEILMRRGIPVAAGFVQQEMVLATGAIEAMVVDVQCVMQSVAEVAGNFHTDIITTNYRAKMPGGIHIQFEEHEPLESAKRILRHAIANYKKRDAFYIPEKEKTDVVVGFSHETINYILGGRFRASYRPLNDNIINGRIRGVGIIVGCDNFKLADDSHEVIARELIKNNVLVLATGCAATSLGKAGLLRPEAAEFCGKGLAEICETVGMPPVLHMGSCVDNSRILIAATEMVREGGLGDDISDLPAIGTAPLWMSEKAVAIGQYFVASGAQVIFQSLPTSGAKVFNKYLLEDLMGVYGAHWNVVEDPVEIARTMIAKIEAKRDALGINKKTERVLFDMAMRRDLGSTGLGDAGCTGPAQSSQP; this is translated from the coding sequence ATGGCAATCAAGAGAAGTGAGTGCGAAGGCTGTACAGACATCACCTGTGTTTCCACCAAGGCGGTGTTGTCCCAGGATGTGGCCAAAAACGTCAAGACCGCCTATGACCGGATCAAGGCCCGGGGCATGGCTACCTGCCTGTTCGGCGCCGGCGGCACCTGTTGCCGGCACTGCAATATGGGACCCTGCCAGATCATCGACGGCGTTGAATCGATGATCGGGGTCTGCGGCGCCACCGCTGATACCGTGGCGGCCCGGAATTTCGCCCGGATCGTGGCCGCCGGCACCGCGGCCCATACCGATCATGCCCGGGAAATGGTCCGGGGTTTCATTGATACCGCCAACGGGGAAGGGCCGCACCGGATCAAGGACGTGGACAAGCTGATCAGGCTGGCCAAGACCTTTGATATCAAGACCGAGGACCGGGAGGTCAAGGATATTGCCCTGGAACTGGGGCAAAAGGCCCTGGCTGAATTCGGCAACCAGGAAAACACGCCGCTGTCCATGTTGAAGCGGGCCCCGGCCAAGCGCCAGGCCATCTGGAAGAAACTTGGTGTTGAGCCCCGCGGTATCGACCGTGAGGTGGTGGAGACCATGCACCGCACCCACATGGGCGTGGATCAGGACTATGAGAACATCCTGCTCCAGGCCTCCCGCTGTTCCCTGGCCGACGGCTGGGGGGCCTCGATGCTTTCCACTGAACTCACTGACATCATGTTCGGCACCCCGGTGCCGATCCGGGCGATAGTCGATATGGGCGTGCTTAAACCGGACCAGGTCAATATTACCGTACACGGCCATGAGCCGTTGCTGGCCGAGGCCCTCTGTATTGCCGCCTCTGACCAGGAGATCCTCGGCCTGGCCAAGAAGGCCGGCGCCAAGGGGATCAACCTGGCCGGGGTCTGCTGCACCGGCAACGAGATCCTGATGCGGCGCGGCATCCCGGTGGCGGCCGGGTTCGTCCAGCAGGAAATGGTCCTGGCCACCGGCGCCATCGAGGCCATGGTGGTCGATGTCCAGTGTGTCATGCAGTCGGTGGCCGAGGTGGCTGGAAACTTCCATACCGACATCATCACCACCAACTACCGGGCCAAGATGCCGGGCGGGATTCACATCCAGTTCGAGGAACATGAGCCGCTCGAATCAGCCAAGCGGATCCTCAGACACGCCATTGCCAATTACAAGAAACGGGACGCATTTTATATTCCGGAAAAAGAAAAGACAGACGTGGTGGTCGGTTTCAGCCATGAGACCATTAACTACATCCTGGGCGGCCGGTTCCGGGCCAGCTACCGGCCCTTGAACGACAACATCATCAACGGCCGGATCCGCGGCGTCGGCATAATCGTCGGCTGCGACAACTTCAAGCTGGCCGATGATTCCCACGAGGTCATTGCCCGGGAGTTGATCAAAAACAATGTCCTGGTGCTGGCCACTGGTTGCGCGGCAACCTCCCTGGGCAAGGCCGGGCTGCTCCGGCCCGAGGCAGCGGAGTTCTGCGGCAAGGGCCTGGCCGAGATCTGCGAAACCGTGGGCATGCCGCCGGTGCTGCACATGGGTTCCTGCGTGGACAACAGCCGGATCCTGATCGCAGCCACCGAGATGGTCCGCGAGGGCGGCCTGGGCGATGACATCTCCGACCTGCCCGCCATCGGCACCGCGCCCCTGTGGATGAGTGAAAAGGCGGTGGCCATCGGCCAGTACTTTGTCGCCAGCGGGGCCCAGGTAATTTTTCAGAGCCTGCCCACCTCCGGGGCCAAGGTCTTTAACAAGTATCTGCTTGAAGACCTGATGGGCGTTTACGGGGCTCACTGGAACGTGGTCGAGGACCCGGTGGAGATCGCCAGGACCATGATCGCCAAGATCGAGGCGAAACGGGATGCGCTGGGCATCAACAAGAAGACCGAGCGGGTCCTGTTCGACATGGCCATGCGGAGGGATCTCGGCTCCACCGGTCTTGGCGACGCCGGTTGCACCGGTCCGGCCCAGTCGTCGCAACCATGA